From the Synechococcus sp. HK01-R genome, one window contains:
- a CDS encoding DNA methyltransferase, which produces MARRSPAMDPELKAHQEWLGYLQPVGLVVAPAAMQEAGWVVTRSGSELIERQARYRAALEPLDYIGELDDSDTEQGFRSLLDLLTEHLGWDDDQFDRSPEAIQAHSKELPELGDTLTPTAVVPAANGEGAQLLVVELPLAAPFDQKSSDADHLWRASAQERLERLLRETGVEAGLLFNGSQLRLVVAPKGESSGHLTFRLSELAEVSGRLMLSGLDLLLGQSHVFLDPDGYRLSDVLKKSRSFQAVVSNALADQVLAALWDLLRGFQQADELSQQQDNPLLGDLPERDPQQLYGGLITMLMRLVFLLYAEDEALMPSDAVYEQNYKLSAIFEQLQQDESEYPDTMEQRFGAWAGLMSLCRLVFDGGGPTVDYLPARHGQLFDPDVYPWLESPWISDGVVLAVLRNLLIVQGERISYRALDVEQIGSVYEGIMGYAVQRIPGRCIGLKSKPQGAKKQITTAVDLDVLLEMPGAKRTKWLDDQAGTTLPTKAATALKVADSEDELVEALAPRINRDLFDGPQAAGSLVFQPTEERRRSGSHYTPRSLTRPIVEEALRPWMERCDHKPTAAQILDLKICDPAMGSGAFLVESCRYLAELLEQAWTREGLPDALKPGGHALGEEPLIYARRLIAQSCLYGVDKNPFAVNLARLSLWLVSLSKDAPFTFVDHALKCGDSLVGMERSEIEAALKGASLQRELQINYIEQVKQQEAKSFALFHADSRSDADDKQKRKALEQWNTSTAYLHTVGDLLVAAFFNGKKPKDREQLKQIYLEETLQNSTAEALEDSLREPLERLREGEKGLQPLHWQLAFPDVFNRPDAGFDVFVGNPPFAGNNTFVQTYPGTILDWFKQLHPESGGNCDLVAHFFRRCFYFLRPGGTLGLIATNTIAQGDTRSSGLRWICLNGGSIYAARKRFKWPGVAAVVVSMVHLLKGVYTGVKLLENRRVQQITAFLFANGGHDDPKQLTANASKSFKGTMVYGMGFTFDDSGSADDESLGIPSPIATMKRLIAKVPKNAEVIYPYIGGEEVNSSPTHTHHRYVINFGERSAAECTQEWPELMAIVERKVKPERDQLKDNADGRRRKQNWWKFGRSTPALDAAIAGHSRVIATARHQPNWQLAFMGSDQVFSDALVVFSLHDYQDLGILQSTTHELWARFFGSSMKDDLRYTPTDCFETFPFPAALCDSTANNPAHVALRQSLDSIGDRYHQYRAELMVSNNEGLTSTYNRFHDPGETSSDHLELRNLHGQMDRVVLAAYGWSDVPTACGFGLDYLDTEDDAKLPDALQERIDSGESFFWDADEAINFESQLRSYEAIKGKKKLPWRYRWPDDVRDDVLARLLALNAERYAEEVAQGLHSKGKKSAATASGKKRGRPAKTGASESLEQMGLGL; this is translated from the coding sequence CTGCTCCGTTCGATCAGAAGAGCAGTGACGCCGACCATCTCTGGCGCGCGTCAGCGCAAGAACGGTTGGAGCGCTTGCTGCGAGAAACAGGTGTTGAAGCAGGTTTGTTGTTCAACGGCAGCCAACTGAGGTTGGTGGTGGCCCCCAAGGGTGAAAGCTCGGGCCATCTCACCTTCCGGCTGAGCGAATTGGCGGAGGTCAGCGGCCGGTTGATGCTCTCGGGCCTCGATCTGCTCCTGGGCCAGAGCCATGTGTTCCTGGATCCCGATGGCTACCGGCTGAGCGACGTGCTCAAGAAGAGCCGCAGCTTCCAGGCCGTGGTCAGCAATGCCCTGGCTGATCAGGTGTTGGCCGCGTTGTGGGATCTGCTGCGGGGCTTTCAGCAGGCCGATGAGCTAAGCCAACAGCAAGACAACCCACTGCTGGGAGATCTACCCGAGCGGGATCCCCAACAGCTCTATGGCGGCTTGATCACCATGCTGATGCGGCTGGTGTTCCTGCTCTACGCCGAAGACGAAGCGCTGATGCCCAGCGATGCGGTGTACGAGCAGAACTACAAGCTGAGCGCGATCTTCGAGCAACTGCAGCAAGACGAAAGCGAATACCCCGACACGATGGAGCAGCGCTTCGGTGCTTGGGCTGGGCTGATGAGCCTCTGTCGCTTGGTGTTCGACGGCGGCGGACCAACAGTCGACTACTTGCCGGCTCGCCACGGGCAGCTGTTTGATCCCGATGTCTACCCCTGGCTGGAGTCGCCATGGATCAGCGATGGGGTGGTGCTGGCGGTGCTGCGCAACCTGTTGATCGTGCAGGGCGAGCGGATCAGCTACCGGGCCCTGGATGTGGAGCAGATCGGCTCGGTCTATGAAGGAATCATGGGCTACGCGGTTCAGCGCATACCAGGCCGTTGCATTGGATTGAAGAGCAAACCGCAAGGGGCCAAGAAGCAGATCACCACAGCCGTTGATCTCGATGTGCTGCTGGAAATGCCCGGCGCGAAACGCACGAAATGGCTGGACGATCAAGCAGGCACAACCCTGCCGACCAAAGCTGCAACCGCTCTCAAGGTTGCCGACTCAGAAGATGAGTTGGTTGAAGCCTTAGCACCGCGCATCAATCGAGACCTTTTCGATGGTCCGCAGGCAGCAGGGAGCCTGGTGTTCCAACCCACCGAAGAACGGCGCCGCAGCGGTAGTCACTACACACCGCGATCACTCACTCGGCCGATCGTGGAAGAGGCGTTACGCCCCTGGATGGAGCGTTGTGACCACAAGCCCACAGCAGCCCAGATCCTTGATCTGAAGATCTGCGATCCAGCAATGGGATCAGGGGCTTTTCTGGTAGAGAGCTGCCGCTATCTCGCTGAACTTTTGGAGCAGGCCTGGACCCGTGAAGGCCTGCCCGATGCACTCAAGCCGGGTGGCCATGCCCTTGGCGAAGAACCACTGATTTATGCCCGCCGCTTGATTGCTCAGAGCTGTCTCTATGGCGTGGATAAAAACCCCTTTGCGGTGAATCTGGCTCGTCTCAGCCTCTGGCTGGTGAGCCTGAGCAAAGACGCACCATTCACCTTCGTGGATCACGCCCTCAAGTGCGGCGATTCCTTAGTGGGGATGGAGCGCAGCGAGATCGAGGCAGCACTGAAGGGCGCCAGTCTTCAGCGTGAACTTCAGATCAATTACATCGAGCAAGTGAAGCAACAGGAGGCTAAGAGCTTTGCTCTCTTCCATGCCGACAGCCGCAGTGATGCTGACGATAAACAGAAGCGAAAAGCGCTTGAACAGTGGAACACCAGCACGGCTTACCTGCACACGGTTGGCGATCTATTAGTAGCTGCTTTCTTCAATGGCAAGAAGCCCAAGGATCGCGAACAGCTGAAGCAGATCTATCTAGAAGAAACTCTTCAGAACAGCACGGCTGAAGCTCTTGAGGATTCACTCCGAGAGCCACTTGAACGGCTACGAGAAGGCGAGAAAGGGCTTCAACCCCTGCACTGGCAGCTTGCCTTCCCGGATGTTTTCAACCGACCGGATGCTGGCTTCGATGTGTTCGTGGGCAACCCGCCATTCGCTGGGAATAACACCTTTGTTCAAACATACCCAGGAACCATCCTTGACTGGTTCAAGCAGCTCCATCCTGAAAGCGGTGGGAATTGCGATCTGGTGGCCCATTTCTTCCGTCGCTGCTTCTACTTTTTACGGCCCGGTGGCACGTTAGGGCTGATTGCAACCAACACCATTGCCCAGGGCGACACGCGCAGCAGTGGGCTGCGCTGGATTTGCTTGAACGGTGGCTCGATCTATGCAGCGCGCAAGCGCTTTAAGTGGCCAGGAGTGGCGGCCGTAGTGGTGAGCATGGTGCACCTATTGAAGGGCGTCTACACCGGCGTAAAGCTGCTGGAGAATCGACGGGTGCAGCAGATCACGGCGTTTTTATTTGCCAATGGAGGCCACGACGATCCCAAGCAGCTGACGGCTAATGCCAGCAAAAGCTTTAAGGGCACCATGGTGTACGGCATGGGCTTCACTTTCGATGATTCCGGATCAGCCGACGACGAAAGCCTAGGGATCCCATCTCCGATCGCGACGATGAAGAGGCTGATTGCCAAGGTTCCGAAGAACGCAGAGGTGATCTACCCGTACATTGGCGGCGAAGAGGTCAACAGCAGCCCCACTCATACCCATCACAGATATGTGATCAACTTCGGCGAGCGGAGCGCTGCGGAATGCACACAGGAATGGCCTGAATTAATGGCGATCGTTGAGCGAAAGGTCAAACCTGAGCGTGACCAGCTCAAGGACAATGCTGACGGAAGAAGACGTAAGCAGAACTGGTGGAAGTTTGGTCGCTCAACACCTGCACTCGATGCAGCCATTGCAGGTCATTCAAGAGTAATAGCAACTGCGCGGCATCAACCAAACTGGCAACTTGCATTCATGGGATCTGATCAAGTTTTCTCTGATGCTTTGGTCGTGTTCTCGCTGCACGATTACCAAGACCTTGGCATCCTGCAGTCAACAACACATGAACTCTGGGCAAGGTTTTTCGGATCGTCAATGAAGGACGACCTTCGCTACACCCCCACTGATTGTTTCGAAACCTTCCCCTTCCCCGCTGCTCTCTGCGATTCCACAGCCAACAACCCCGCCCACGTCGCCTTACGCCAGAGCCTCGATTCCATCGGCGACCGCTACCACCAGTACCGCGCCGAATTGATGGTCAGCAACAACGAAGGGCTCACAAGCACCTACAACCGCTTCCACGATCCAGGGGAAACCAGTAGTGACCACCTGGAGCTACGCAATCTCCACGGCCAGATGGACCGAGTGGTTCTAGCTGCCTATGGCTGGAGTGATGTGCCCACCGCCTGCGGCTTTGGTCTTGACTACCTCGACACCGAAGATGATGCCAAGCTCCCTGATGCTCTACAGGAGCGCATTGATAGCGGTGAGTCGTTCTTCTGGGATGCCGATGAGGCCATTAACTTCGAATCACAGTTGCGTTCATATGAAGCCATCAAAGGCAAGAAGAAACTGCCTTGGCGCTACCGCTGGCCTGATGACGTTCGTGATGATGTCCTTGCCCGCCTTCTAGCCCTCAACGCTGAGCGCTACGCCGAAGAAGTCGCCCAGGGCTTGCACAGCAAGGGCAAGAAATCAGCTGCAACAGCATCAGGGAAGAAGCGCGGCAGGCCCGCCAAGACAGGAGCCTCTGAATCTTTAGAGCAGATGGGGTTAGGCCTATGA